The following are from one region of the Flavobacteriaceae bacterium UJ101 genome:
- a CDS encoding cation efflux system protein CusC (Forms pores that allow passive diffusion of cations across the outer membrane. Part of a cation efflux system that mediates resistance to copper and silver (By similarity); Belongs to the outer membrane factor (OMF) (TC 1.B.17) family.), producing the protein MKNKYSKLFTIGIFLITLYSCSIPKITQKEVDVDIPESFQNNLQDTVNTANINWKDFFEDSYLTELIDSALVNNKEINILLQRINMAQNEIQVRKGEYLPFVNAGAGADIEKVGRYTRNGAVEEDLDIKEGKSFPDPLANLQFGLYASWELDVWKKLRNAKKVAYFEYLASKEGKNFATTNLVSEIANSYYELIALDNQLKILNQSIQIQKNALEIVKVLMQAARVNLLAVKRFEAEVQKNQSEIFKINQSIVETENEINFLIGRTPQPIIRTKNDFTQIQPKVIKSGIPSQLLENRPDIRKAELELAASDLNIKVAKANFYPSFDIKAGLGYQAFDPKYLLNTPESMLFSLGGDIVAPLVNRNAIKAQYKNANAKQIEATYEYEKTILNAYKEVANQLSNMDNLEKNLQKKNEQVQALTQSIEVANQLFKSARADYMEVLLTQRDALEAKMELIETKKSQMNAMVNLYKALGGGWK; encoded by the coding sequence ATGAAAAATAAATATAGCAAATTATTTACCATAGGAATATTCTTGATCACGCTATATTCATGTAGTATTCCTAAAATAACACAAAAAGAAGTAGATGTTGACATTCCTGAAAGTTTTCAAAACAACTTACAAGATACTGTTAACACAGCCAATATTAATTGGAAAGATTTCTTTGAAGATTCTTATTTAACGGAGTTAATCGATTCCGCTCTAGTTAACAATAAAGAAATCAACATCCTTTTACAACGCATTAATATGGCCCAAAACGAAATTCAGGTAAGAAAAGGGGAATATTTACCTTTTGTAAATGCTGGGGCTGGGGCTGATATTGAAAAAGTGGGACGCTATACTCGAAATGGAGCTGTTGAAGAAGATTTAGATATTAAGGAAGGGAAATCATTCCCTGACCCTTTAGCTAATCTACAATTTGGACTTTATGCTTCATGGGAATTGGATGTTTGGAAAAAACTAAGAAATGCAAAAAAAGTAGCCTACTTTGAATACTTAGCAAGCAAAGAAGGTAAAAATTTTGCTACAACCAATTTAGTATCTGAAATTGCCAATTCTTATTATGAATTAATCGCTTTAGATAATCAGTTAAAGATTCTTAACCAAAGTATTCAAATTCAAAAAAATGCATTGGAAATTGTAAAAGTATTGATGCAAGCAGCACGTGTTAATTTACTTGCTGTAAAACGATTTGAAGCTGAGGTTCAAAAAAATCAAAGTGAGATTTTTAAAATTAACCAATCAATTGTTGAAACAGAAAACGAAATCAATTTTCTTATAGGTAGAACACCTCAACCTATAATTAGAACCAAGAATGATTTTACTCAAATACAGCCTAAAGTTATTAAAAGTGGGATTCCTTCACAACTATTGGAAAATAGACCTGATATTCGAAAAGCAGAATTAGAATTAGCAGCTTCCGATTTAAATATCAAAGTAGCAAAAGCTAATTTTTATCCTTCTTTTGATATTAAAGCAGGGTTAGGTTATCAAGCTTTTGATCCAAAATATTTATTAAACACACCTGAATCAATGTTATTTTCATTAGGAGGTGATATTGTAGCTCCATTAGTTAATCGAAATGCAATAAAAGCACAATATAAAAATGCCAATGCTAAACAAATTGAAGCGACTTATGAATATGAAAAAACGATTCTAAATGCTTATAAAGAAGTAGCGAATCAACTTTCTAATATGGATAACTTAGAAAAAAATCTTCAGAAAAAAAATGAGCAAGTTCAAGCGCTTACTCAATCAATTGAAGTAGCAAATCAGCTGTTTAAATCAGCTAGAGCAGATTATATGGAAGTTTTACTTACTCAACGAGATGCTTTGGAAGCTAAAATGGAACTCATTGAAACTAAGAAAAGTCAAATGAATGCCATGGTTAATCTATATAAAGCTCTAGGAGGTGGTTGGAAATAA
- the HEXA_B gene encoding beta-N-acetylhexosaminidase (Responsible for the degradation of GM2 gangliosides, and a variety of other molecules containing terminal N-acetyl hexosamines, in the brain and other tissues; Belongs to the glycosyl hydrolase 20 family.; KEGG: mvs:MVIS_2240 hexosaminidase), translating into MKISIKIIGIFFVGWLLSCQKQPINNQKLSLEWGNVVNVPEKEIFTSDFILKNTTNELVDNDQWAIYFNFVREIIKSSPEVLIEHINGDLYKMTPTKMFKEQRDRDSIVISFEAKYWATSVSDAPQGPFIVFKNHENKILFKENIAYTILPFDHSKLKRKQEDNMPVADANWHYNQNNKLINLAKKDLPKIIPSPVYFKTFDTEIKLARNTTIYYQEEFKNEAQNTIEFLENNFAFKSVSKEFSNQKEKGIYLLKDITIDSKEGYQLNIDKEKIIIKAKGSAGIFYGIQSLTALFPLDNGKEIVLQKTIIEDYPRFVYRGMHLDVARHFQPKEMVKRLIKQMAFYKLNTLHFHLTDDEGWRLEIPALPELTKIGGVRSFESEKGIAPSFGSGVDRNSNGSGYYSKEDFIEILKYAQKHHVEVIPEIDMPGHIRAGIKAMKYRYDRLMVEENKAEAERFLLQDLDDQSEYSSVQRWNDNVLNPCLESTYTFIDTVVDELIKMYQEANVTLTTIHTGGDEVPDGVWEKSSICENIKGDKKNALSEIFITRFNEILKSKGLRTAGWEEIALKKVKGKFEVNHDLDKENLQPYIWNSIWGSDMQDVSYRLANAGYDVVLSNVTNLYFDLAYEKHPEEVGYYWGGYVNTKKAYEFTPENIPNCAYEDQYGNEITKESMKNFVSLTEEGKKHVLGIQGQLWSENAFTPEITEYLIYPKLIGLAERAWAKQPNWARISDKKERLKWMNIDWNVFVNQLAKNELPRLERNHINYRVPPVGLQLIGNELYANTAFPGLEIYYTTDGSEPDEKDILYTKPFPFDKTKKYGFRVKGGKEKWSRSSYFN; encoded by the coding sequence ATGAAAATTAGTATAAAAATTATAGGGATTTTTTTTGTTGGATGGCTTCTTTCATGCCAAAAACAACCCATAAATAATCAGAAACTTTCACTAGAATGGGGAAATGTAGTCAATGTTCCTGAAAAAGAAATTTTTACTTCTGATTTTATTTTGAAAAACACGACGAATGAATTAGTAGACAACGATCAATGGGCTATTTATTTTAATTTTGTTCGAGAAATTATAAAAAGTTCACCAGAAGTTTTAATTGAACATATAAATGGTGATTTATATAAGATGACACCTACTAAAATGTTTAAAGAACAAAGAGATAGGGATAGTATTGTCATTTCTTTCGAAGCTAAATATTGGGCAACATCAGTTTCTGATGCACCACAAGGACCATTTATTGTTTTTAAAAACCATGAAAATAAGATTCTTTTTAAAGAAAACATAGCGTATACAATTCTTCCTTTTGATCACTCAAAATTAAAGAGAAAACAAGAAGATAATATGCCAGTGGCAGATGCTAATTGGCACTATAATCAAAATAATAAATTAATCAATCTTGCTAAAAAAGATTTACCTAAGATTATTCCTTCGCCTGTATATTTTAAAACGTTCGATACAGAGATTAAATTAGCTCGTAACACAACGATTTATTATCAAGAAGAATTTAAAAATGAGGCCCAAAACACGATTGAATTTTTAGAGAATAATTTTGCTTTTAAGAGTGTCAGTAAAGAATTTAGTAATCAAAAAGAAAAAGGAATTTATTTATTGAAGGATATTACAATTGATTCCAAAGAAGGCTATCAATTAAACATTGATAAAGAAAAAATTATTATAAAAGCAAAAGGATCGGCGGGTATTTTTTATGGAATACAGAGTTTAACTGCTTTATTTCCTTTGGATAACGGAAAAGAAATTGTCTTACAAAAAACGATAATAGAAGATTATCCGAGGTTTGTTTATAGAGGAATGCATTTGGATGTAGCACGTCATTTTCAACCTAAAGAAATGGTAAAACGTTTGATTAAGCAAATGGCATTTTACAAATTAAACACATTACATTTTCATTTAACAGATGATGAAGGTTGGCGTTTAGAAATTCCTGCTTTACCAGAATTAACCAAAATAGGAGGGGTTCGATCATTTGAATCTGAGAAGGGGATTGCACCTTCATTTGGATCAGGAGTTGATCGTAATTCCAATGGATCAGGTTATTACTCAAAGGAAGATTTTATTGAAATTCTGAAATATGCTCAAAAACATCATGTAGAAGTGATTCCGGAAATTGATATGCCGGGTCATATTCGAGCAGGAATAAAAGCTATGAAATACCGCTATGATCGTTTAATGGTAGAGGAGAACAAAGCTGAAGCAGAGCGATTCCTTTTGCAAGATTTAGATGATCAATCAGAATATAGTTCTGTACAACGTTGGAATGATAATGTATTAAATCCATGTTTAGAATCAACTTATACATTTATCGATACAGTAGTAGATGAACTGATTAAGATGTATCAGGAAGCAAATGTAACATTAACGACAATCCATACTGGAGGAGATGAAGTTCCTGATGGTGTATGGGAAAAGTCTTCAATTTGTGAAAATATAAAAGGAGATAAAAAGAATGCTCTATCAGAAATATTTATAACACGGTTTAATGAAATTCTGAAATCAAAAGGATTAAGAACAGCTGGTTGGGAAGAAATAGCTTTAAAAAAAGTAAAAGGAAAATTTGAAGTAAATCATGATTTAGATAAAGAAAATTTACAACCTTATATCTGGAATAGTATTTGGGGATCAGATATGCAAGACGTTTCTTATCGTTTGGCTAATGCAGGTTATGATGTTGTCTTATCAAATGTAACCAATTTATATTTTGATTTGGCTTATGAAAAACATCCTGAAGAAGTAGGGTATTATTGGGGAGGTTATGTAAATACAAAAAAAGCTTATGAATTTACCCCAGAAAATATTCCAAATTGTGCTTATGAAGATCAATATGGTAATGAAATTACCAAAGAGTCGATGAAAAATTTTGTTTCCTTAACTGAAGAAGGAAAAAAGCATGTGTTGGGAATACAAGGACAATTATGGAGTGAAAATGCTTTTACTCCAGAAATTACGGAATATTTAATTTATCCAAAATTAATAGGTTTGGCAGAGCGGGCATGGGCAAAACAACCTAATTGGGCACGTATTTCTGATAAAAAGGAACGTTTAAAATGGATGAATATAGATTGGAATGTATTTGTGAATCAATTAGCTAAAAATGAATTACCTCGATTAGAACGAAATCATATCAATTATAGAGTTCCACCAGTAGGGTTGCAATTAATAGGAAATGAATTATATGCTAATACAGCTTTTCCAGGGTTAGAAATTTATTATACAACGGATGGTTCAGAACCTGATGAGAAAGATATATTGTATACAAAACCTTTTCCTTTTGATAAAACAAAAAAATATGGTTTTAGAGTAAAAGGAGGTAAAGAGAAATGGAGTAGGTCTTCATATTTTAATTGA